Part of the Streptomyces sp. f51 genome is shown below.
GCTCCAGGGAGCGATCCCGACCCTGGGAATCGTCGGGGTCCTACCCTGAGCGTGCTCCTCCGGGAGGACGGCCGCACGACGCCGGGTCTCGGCCCTGCGGCGCAGCCGGGCCCGGACGGCGGGCACGATCGCGAGGTGCGCGAGGGCCACGCCGACGGTGTTCAGGATGATCGAGTCGATGTCCACGACCTGGCCGGGCACCCCGGTCTGGAGCAGTTCTATGCCCAGCGACAGCAGCACGCCGGCCGCGGTCGTGCGCAGCAGTGAGCCGACCCGGGAGACACAGAGCCTGCCCCCCGCCATCGGGAGCAGCACCCCGAGCGGGGCGAGCAGCCCGAGGCCCGCGGCGATACGCCGGGCCGCCACCTCGGGGCCCAGTGCGAGGTCGGCTCTGATGCCCGCGAAGGGCCGC
Proteins encoded:
- a CDS encoding VanZ family protein, encoding MQRHGSEDGSAVTRVRVAGGVLLVAHLALVAWITLRPLDVPWVSAANLRPFAGIRADLALGPEVAARRIAAGLGLLAPLGVLLPMAGGRLCVSRVGSLLRTTAAGVLLSLGIELLQTGVPGQVVDIDSIILNTVGVALAHLAIVPAVRARLRRRAETRRRAAVLPEEHAQGRTPTIPRVGIAPWSEVSRTSSS